The window ACTCTGCAGAGAGGGACATCGATGAAGAGGCGTGCCCTGGCGTCCCTGCCCGTACTGGCTCTGATGCAGTCGCAGTTGCCCGCGCCGGCATCGGCGGGTCCGGCCGCGCCGACGCTGGCACCGGCCGCCGTACCGATACCACCGGTCGAATCGGCCGGCATCGTCGAGGGCAACCTGCCGGTCTTCTTCGAGCAGCTCAAGGCCGAACTGTCGTACCCCCTTGCCTGGGGCACCTCGCGGATCCGCGACTTCCGAACGTGGCAACGGGTCGCGGCGGCAAAGGTCGAGGAACTGCTGCGGCAGCGGCCGGACGACACCCCGTTCCGGCCGGAGATCGTCGACGAGCAGCCCGCCGACGGGTACCGCCAGCGGACCCTGCTGTTCAACGTGACCCGCCACAGTCGGGTCCGCGCGACGATGCTGGTGCCGAACGGGCGGGGTCCGTTTCCCGGAGTCCTGCTTTTGCACGACCACGGGTCGAAGTTCGACATCGGCAAGGAGAAGCTGGTCCGCCCCTGGTACGACGACACCCGGCTCGCCTCGGCGCAGGCCTGGTCGGACAGGTACTTCGGTGGCCGGTTCCTCGGCAACGAGCTGGTCGAACGGGGCTACGCGGTCCTGGCCGTCGACGCCCTCGGCTGGGGCGACCGGTCCGGTCTCACGTACGAGGCACAGCAGGCGCTGGCCAGCAACTTCTTCAACCTCGGCTCGTCACTCGCCGGGCTGGTGGCCCGGGAGGACGTACGCGCGGTGGCACTGCTGCGCAGCCTGCCCGAGATCGACCGTACCCGGATCGCCACGGTGGGCTTCTCGATGGGCGGTTGGCGCGCCTGGCAGACGGCTGCGCTCTCGCCGTACGTGTCGGCGACGGTCTCGGTCTGCTGGATGACCACCCTCAAGGAGATGATGGTGGTCGGGAACAACACCCTCCGGGGCCAGTCCGCGTACTTCATGTCGCACCCCGGCCTGTACGAGCACCTCGACATCCCCGACGTGGCGAGCATCGCCGCCCCCCGACCGGCGTTCTTCCTCAACGGCGAACTCGATCCGCTGTTCACCCCGGCGGGCACCCTCGGCGCGTACACGAAGATGCGCGCGGTCTGGCGGTCGCAGCGGGCCGAGGACCGGCTGCGGACCACGATCTGGCCGGGGGTGGGCCACATCTGCACGCCGGAGATGCAGGACGCGGCGTTCGCCTGGCTGGACACCCGGATGCGACCCTGACCCCGACCGGGCAAGCGGGACACCGACGGGGCCCCCGGAGCAGGGACGGGATCAGAGCACCCGGACCGGCTGTCCGGCCAGGAACGCCTCGATGTCCTCCACCGCGTCGCCGAAGAAGACCCGGTAGGTCTCGCGCGTGACGTAACCGAGGTGCGGCGTCAGTACGGTGTTCGGCGCCGTCCGCAGCGGGTGGTCGACCGGCAGCGGTTCGACGTCGAACACGTCCAGGCCGGCGCCGGCGATCCAGCCCTCGTGCAACGCGGTGAGCAGGGCGGCCTCGTCGATGATCGGTCCCCGCGAGGTGTTCACCAGGTACGCGTCCCGGCGCATCGAACGCAGCTCGGCCTCGCCGAGCAGGCCACGGGTCCGGTCGCCGAGCTGGAGGTGCACGGTCACGATGTCCGACCCGGTCAGCAACTCCTCCTTGGACACCGCCTGTACGCCCAGCTCCGCCGCGTGCTCGGCGCGCAGGTTCTCGCTCCAGGCCACGACCCGCATCCCGAACGCCCGGCCGACGGCGGCCACCTGGGCACCCATCCGACCCAGCCCGACCACCCCGAGGGTGTGACCCGCCAGGTCTCCGCCGACCGTGCTCTGCCAGCCGCCGTCGCGTACCCGTTGGGACTCGGTGGGGATCCGGCGTACCAGGGCCAGGATGAGTCCCCAGGTGAGTTCGGCGGTGCCGGTGGCGACCCCGCGGGTGCCGGTGACGACGACCCCGCGCCGCGTCGCCGCCGACAGGTCGATGGCGACGTTGGACATCCCGGTCGTGACCAGCAGCCGCAGTCGGGGCAGCCGGTCGAGTACGGCTGCGGGGAACGCGGTCCGCTCCCGCATCGCCACCACGACCTCGGCGTCCGCGAGCCGCCGGACGAGAACCTCGACGTCGTCGACGTGGTCGGTGAAGACGGTCACCTCGACCCGGTGCCCGAGCCGGTCCCAGCCACCGAACTCCCGCGCCACATTCTGGTAGTCGTCGAGCACCGCGACCCGAACAGCCATCTTCGCCTCCCGTACCGTCGCGGCCCCTCTGCCGGGCCATGATCCTCCGTCGGGCCGGCGGGCGCTGGCGCGAAGGTTCCCCGCCGGGTAGCCGAGCGTGGCACCCCGTACCCGATCATGGCACGGACCGGACGCGAACACCCCGGCTACCGGCCCGGCGCCGTCGGTCCGGGTGCCGCCGGCCGTGACCGGACCATGACGCCACCGTGACCGGCCGGACCACGCTGGGGACAACCCCGTCCCACCGAGGACGGGGACCTCGGAGGGAGCAGCACATGCGCGCAGGTACAGGCCGGACGGTCGGCCACGGGAGCGTCGCCGTCGCGCTGGTCGCGGCGAGCCTCGTCGCCGGTACGGGGCCCGCACGCGCCGACGGACCACACGCACCGGTCCTCGTCGCGGCGGCCAGCCTGCACGACGAGTCCCCGGAGAAGGAGGTGACGGTGCGGTGTCCGGGCGCGACGCTCGTGTTCTCCGCCGGTGGCGGTGTCGGCGGGTCCGCCGGCGGTACCGGGCAGGTCGTGGTCACCGCCGTGGTACCGGACGTGGGACTGACGACGGTGACCGTCCGGGCGGTCGCGCGTACGGGGCAGCGGGGTCCGTGGTCGGTGGTCGGGCAGGCGATCTGCGAGGCGTCCGGATCTGCGCTGCGCCGGGCGGTGGGCACCGCGGTCGGGGAGTACACCGCGACGGCAACCTGCGGGCCGGGAACGAAGGTGTGGGGGACCGGGTTCCGGGTCACCGGCGACCCGGACCACGTTGCCGTCGCCGAGGTGGTGCCCGATCCCGGCCTGACCAAGGTGGCGGTCGGTGTCACCAGCGACGGGCCACCGACCGAGGTCACCGCGTACGCCATTTGCCGTGCCCAGACCGGGACCATGCGGCGCGTGGCGGCGGTGTCGCCGGACGGCGCGGGGTGGCCGAGGAGCGTCACCGTGGCGGACACCGCGGACGCCCGGATCTACGGCGTCGGTGGTCGCGCCGGCGGTGGGCCGCACGCCTACCTCGACGCGCTGGTCCTGCGGCCGTCGGGCGCCGGGGGAGGGGTCCGCGCCGCCCTCGCCGCACCGATCCGGGCCGCGGCGGCGACCGGCGTACGACCCGGTCCGCGTCCGGCCGACGGTACGGGCGTCGCGACAACCGACGGTACGGATGACGAAACCGTCGTGTACGGCATCCTCGCCGGCAGTTTCCACTGAACCGTCGGGCGGTTCAACGGGTCCGGGCACCAACCCCGGCCGGGGCGAGGATCGACTCGTCCGGTGGCCGTACGCCGATCGCGCGCATCGCCTCGGCGTACCGGTGCAGGGCCCGTCGGGCCTCCCCGTGCTGGCCGCCGGCGACCAGGGTCCGTACCAGTGCCCGGTGCGCCGGCTCGTCGTAGGGATCCTTCTCCAGCAGCCGGAGCAGGCAGGCGACCGCCGTCTCCGGATCGCCCGCCGCCCGGCTGGCCCGCGCCAGCATCCGCAGCATGTTCAGGTACGCCGCCCGTACCTCCTCGCGCAGCGGTGCCGACCAGTCGGCGTACGGCTCGTCCTCGAAGACGTCGGCCCGGTACTCCCGTTCCGCGCTGGCGAGTACGGTCCGGGCCTCGGCGGCGGCGCCACGGTCGAGCAGCCGGCGCCCGTGTACGACGTGGGCGAAGAACTCCTCCACGTCGACCCGCAGCCGGGTGACGTCCAACGCGACGCTGGCCTGGTCGGCGACGAGGAAGTGATCGGCCGGGTGGGCCCGGTCCGGGTCCAGCACACCGCGCACGATCGACAGCAGGACGGAGAGCCGGTGCCCGGTACGGTCGGCGTTGTCGTCGGGCCAGAGCAGTTCGCAGAGCACCCCGCGCGACACCGGTCGGCCGCGTCGGGTCGCGACGATCCGGAGCAGGTCACGGGCCTTGCGTGACTGCCACTGGGAGGCGGGGACGACCCGGTCGCCGAGTTGGACCTCGAACCGGCCGAGCAACCGGATCGACACCTCCGTGCCGGTGCCGGATCCGTTGTCGGCGGCACCCGGTACGGGTGCCCGGTGGTCCGGCACGGCGTCCGCGGCGGTGAGTTCCTCGACGGCGATCAGGGCGTCCAGCCGGTCGTCGGTGGTGGCGTCGGGCAGGCCGCCGAGGATCACCCGGATCCTGGCCGCCTCCAGCACCGCTCCGGTGTCGGTCCAGATCGCGTACGCCTCGCGCAGGGCAGAGCGGGCGCGGACCGGCACCGGCTCGCTCGCGGCGCGCAGTTCGAGGGCGTCGGCGAGACCGCCCCGGTCCCGTTGCGCGCGGGCGATCGTCGCCGCCTCCGTCGCCAGTGTTCCCGCACCGGTCCGGTCCGCCCGGCGTACGGCGATCCAGCCCCGGGCCAGCAGCGCCGGCACCGAGATCTCGGCGGCGGCTTCCCGGGCGGCCCGCTCGGCGTACCGGGCGGCCGTGTCGAGGTCCTCGTGCAGGATCACGAGGGCCAGGCCGGCGAGGGCGGGCACCAGGATGTTGGCATTCCCGGCGGCCTCACCGACCCGGACCGCCTCCTCGTACGCCGCGCGGGCCTGCTCCCGCCAGCCGCGTCGGCGGTACACCTCGCCGAGGCCGAGCAGGGCCGCCCCGGAGCGGCGCGAACCCATCCGCTCGTACCGGGCGAGGACCTGGCCGTACCGGCGGACCGCCTCGTCGTAGCGGCCGAGGATGGACAGCGCGTCGGCTTCGTTGCACGAGGCGATGTTGCGCAGGTTCGGGTACCCGGCCGCGGCGGCGAACCGGTCCGCCCGCCGGGCGAGGACCAGGGCCTCGGCGTACCGGGACGCGCAGATCAGGTGGTACGACTGGTTGATCAGGATGCGGGTGACCAGCACGACGTCGCCGGTACGTTCGGCGATCGGCAGCGCCCGCGCGTACTGCTCCTCGCTGCGGGCCCGGTCCCCGGCCGCGCCGAGGCAGAGGGCCACGCTCACGTGGGCGGTGGCCAGTGCCCCGTCGTGTCCGGCGTCGGCGGCGTGCCGTACGGCGCGTTGGGCGTACCCGGTCGCGGTGGCGCAGTCTCCGGCGAGCAGGTGCGCGTGGGCGGTCCAGGCGAGCAGGATCGCGGTGTCGGCGTCGGCGGGCACCTCGTTGCCCTGGGCGAAGACCTTCAGCGCGTCGAGGGGGTTGCCCCGTTGGTAGTGGACCCGGCCCATCCGCCAGGCGAGTCCGGCGTCGCCGGCGGGTTCTCCGGCCGCGACCGTGTCGTACGTTCTCGCCGCGGCGGGCAGGTCACCGGCGGTACGGAACGCGTCGCCGAGCAGGAGCCGCAACCGCCTGGTACGCCGCTCCTCCGGCAGTGCCTCGACGATCGCGGCGACCTCGGTCGGCCGCCCGGCGGCGAGTACGGAGTCGCCGTGTTCCTCCAGTACCCGTACGCACCGTTCGTGATCGGTGGCCCGCAGGTACGCGCGGGCGGCGGCCAACGGTGGACCGTGCTCGCCGTACCACGCGGCGGCGACGGTGGTGATCCGCCGGGTGGCGCCGCGCCGGCCGGTGCGTCGTGCGATCTCCGCGATCACCGGGACGAGCCGGTCGCCGGGTGTGGGCCCGTCCGGGTCGGGGACCAGCAGACCGGTGCCGGTGAGCAGGTGCAGGGCCGTGGCCGCCCGCCGGTGGCCGAGTGCCGCGCACAGCCCGGCGCTCACCGGGGCGAGCGTGGCGACGTCACGGACGAGCCGGTTGACCTCCGCCGGCAACGGCCCCAGGACCTCGGTCGTCACGTACGTCGCCAGGGGGCCGTCCGGTGCGGTGATCACCGGTAGCAGCGGGCCGGCCGGCGAACCGGTCGGGCCGAGCGTCTCGGCGGCGAGGTGGACCAGCGCCGGCCAGCCGCCGGTCAGTTCGTGGATCCGGTCGGCCAGGTCGGGGTCCGGCAGCCCGTACTCGGCGGTGAGCAGGTCGACGACCTGGTCGGTGGTGAGCGCGAGATCGGACGGGCCGACCTCGGCGAGCCGTCCCCGGCCACGCCACCGGGACGTGGCGGTGCCGAGCGGCCACCGGGACGTCAGGGCGACGGTGATCCCGTCCGGTAGCCCGCCGACGATCGCGAGCAACCGGTCGGCGGTTGCCGGTTCGAGGCGTGGCAGGTCGTCGACGACCACCCGCAGGTTGTCGCCCGCGTCGGTCACCTTCTCCAGGTCACCGGCGATCAGGGTGTCGATGTCGGTGCCGTGCAGCCAGACCGTCGACGCGGGCCGGAACCATCGGCGCAGCATGGTCGTCTTGCCGTATCCGGCGGCGGCGACGACGAGTTGGCAGGCACGGGGTCGTGGGTCTGCCATCGTCGGGCACACAGCTTCCAGCCGGTTGCGCGGTGGCCCGGAACGTCGTGGTGGCGGCCGTGCCGTGGACGGCTCCAGACTCCTGCCGTCCGGTCCGGCGGGCAAGGCAATTCCGGAAAGCCGACATGACGGCGACCGGGCCGTCGGCGGGGTCAGGGTCCGCCGTGCCGGAAGGTGCTGCGGTACGCCCGGGGGGCGACGCCGCTGACGCGTTTGAACTGGGCGCGGAAGTTCGTCGGTGAGGTGAACCCGACCTGGTGGGCGATGCGGTCGATACCGTGGTCGGTTGTTTCGAGGAGTTCCTGAGCCCGGCGGATCCGTACGTTGGTGAGCCACTGCATCGGGGTGCGGCCGGTTTCCTCGTGGAACCGGCGGTTGAGCGTGCGGATGCTCATGGTCGCGCGGTTGGCCAGGTCGTCGAGGTTGAGGTCGCGGTGGGCGTTCTCCTCGATCCATTCGAGGAGGTGCGCGAGTCCCGGTGCGGTCTGGCCGGGGGTGTTCCGCACGATGAACTGCGCCTGCCCACCGTCGCGGTGCAGCGGTGCGACGGTCAGCCGGGAGGCGTCGGCGGCGACCGCGGCCCCGTAGTCCCGGCCGATCAGGTGCAGGCACATGTCGATCCCGGCGGTCGCCCCGGCGGAGGTGACGATCTGGCCGGCGTCGACGTAGAGCACGTCGGGGTCGAGGTCGACGGCGGGGAAGGCGGCCCGGAACCGGTCGGTTGCCGCCCAGTGGGTGGTGGCGCGCCGGCCGTCGAGCAGTCCCGCCGCGGCGAGGGTGAAGGCGCCGACGCAGATGGACGCGATCCGGGTGCCGGCGGCAGCCGCGTCGCGCAGCGCGTCGGTGACGGCGGCGGGGGTCGGTGCGGTCGGGTCGTTGCGGCCGGGAATGACGATCGTGTCGGCGCGGGCCAGTGCGTCGAGGCCGTGGTCGGTGGCGAGTCGCAGCGGTCCGGCGGTGACGACGGGTTCGCTGCCGCAGACCAGCACCCGGTAGCCGGCTCGACTATCCGGCAGTCGTACCCGACCGAAGACCTCGATCGGGGTGGTCAGGTCGAACGCGATGGTGTCCGGCAGGGCGAGGACCACCACGGTGTGCACGGCAAAATCCTAGCGCCCACCGGTACGCGCGACACCGCCTCGGTCACGTCTTTCCCATGGTCCAACCGCTTGGCAAGATTCAGTCGAACGTTGGCATTCGTGCCAGTGGAGTTGTCGATCCTGGTTGCCGAACATGGAACGGGTACGAACCCGTACCGGACGAACCAGCCGAGGAGAACCCCCATGCACGTCCAGATTGTTCTGTTCGACGGCTTCGACCCGCTGGACGTGATCGCGCCGTTCGAGGTGCTCTGCGCCGGCAGCGACGCGGTGGAGGGTGAACTGCTCGTGGAACTCGTCTCGGCGCAGGGGCCGCGCCCGGTCCGCAGCGGTACGCGGGGCCTGGTGCTGCAGGCGACCTCCCGCCTCGACCCGGCCAGGCCCGGTTACGTCCTGGTGCCGGGTGCCAGCGGACCGACCGTCGGCGACCCCGACGAGGGGATCGAGACGATCCCGGTGCTGCTCGCCCGGTTCGGCGAGACCGAGGCCGTGACCCTGATGCGCGACGCGTTGCGCAACCCGGAGGTGACGGTGGCGACCGTCTGCGGTGGTTCCCTCGCCCTGGCCATGGCCGGCCTGATCACGGCACGTCACGCCGTGACCCACGTGCAGGGCATGGAGGTGCTGGCGGCGACCGGGGTACACGCCGTACCGGCCCGCGTCGTCGACGACGGCGATCTGGTCAGCGCCGGGGGAGTGACCTCGGGCTTGGACCTCGGACTGCACATCCTCGAACGCGAGTACGGGCCGAGGATCGCCCACGCCGTCGAGACCTACTTCGAGTACGACCGGCGCGGCACCGTCTGGCGGAACACCGGCCGGCAACCGGTCGCCGTCTGAGCCCCCGTCGATGATCATGCACCCGAACCAACCGGAAGGAAGCCCCGTGGACTCGATCGTCGGGATCTGGGACCTGAAACTGAGAACCCCGATCGGCTCGCTCGCCGTCGTCTACACCTTCACCGACACGGCGGGGGGACTGCGCGGCGTGGCCGAGGGCAGGGGCGAGACCGTGCCGCTGACCGACATCAACCAGGAGACGACGGCCGAGGGGCGGCGCGTCACCTGGCACCAGTCCATCACCAGACCCATCCACCTCAACC of the Micromonospora sp. NBC_01796 genome contains:
- a CDS encoding dienelactone hydrolase family protein, which produces MKRRALASLPVLALMQSQLPAPASAGPAAPTLAPAAVPIPPVESAGIVEGNLPVFFEQLKAELSYPLAWGTSRIRDFRTWQRVAAAKVEELLRQRPDDTPFRPEIVDEQPADGYRQRTLLFNVTRHSRVRATMLVPNGRGPFPGVLLLHDHGSKFDIGKEKLVRPWYDDTRLASAQAWSDRYFGGRFLGNELVERGYAVLAVDALGWGDRSGLTYEAQQALASNFFNLGSSLAGLVAREDVRAVALLRSLPEIDRTRIATVGFSMGGWRAWQTAALSPYVSATVSVCWMTTLKEMMVVGNNTLRGQSAYFMSHPGLYEHLDIPDVASIAAPRPAFFLNGELDPLFTPAGTLGAYTKMRAVWRSQRAEDRLRTTIWPGVGHICTPEMQDAAFAWLDTRMRP
- a CDS encoding D-2-hydroxyacid dehydrogenase family protein, encoding MAVRVAVLDDYQNVAREFGGWDRLGHRVEVTVFTDHVDDVEVLVRRLADAEVVVAMRERTAFPAAVLDRLPRLRLLVTTGMSNVAIDLSAATRRGVVVTGTRGVATGTAELTWGLILALVRRIPTESQRVRDGGWQSTVGGDLAGHTLGVVGLGRMGAQVAAVGRAFGMRVVAWSENLRAEHAAELGVQAVSKEELLTGSDIVTVHLQLGDRTRGLLGEAELRSMRRDAYLVNTSRGPIIDEAALLTALHEGWIAGAGLDVFDVEPLPVDHPLRTAPNTVLTPHLGYVTRETYRVFFGDAVEDIEAFLAGQPVRVL
- a CDS encoding BTAD domain-containing putative transcriptional regulator, whose product is MADPRPRACQLVVAAAGYGKTTMLRRWFRPASTVWLHGTDIDTLIAGDLEKVTDAGDNLRVVVDDLPRLEPATADRLLAIVGGLPDGITVALTSRWPLGTATSRWRGRGRLAEVGPSDLALTTDQVVDLLTAEYGLPDPDLADRIHELTGGWPALVHLAAETLGPTGSPAGPLLPVITAPDGPLATYVTTEVLGPLPAEVNRLVRDVATLAPVSAGLCAALGHRRAATALHLLTGTGLLVPDPDGPTPGDRLVPVIAEIARRTGRRGATRRITTVAAAWYGEHGPPLAAARAYLRATDHERCVRVLEEHGDSVLAAGRPTEVAAIVEALPEERRTRRLRLLLGDAFRTAGDLPAAARTYDTVAAGEPAGDAGLAWRMGRVHYQRGNPLDALKVFAQGNEVPADADTAILLAWTAHAHLLAGDCATATGYAQRAVRHAADAGHDGALATAHVSVALCLGAAGDRARSEEQYARALPIAERTGDVVLVTRILINQSYHLICASRYAEALVLARRADRFAAAAGYPNLRNIASCNEADALSILGRYDEAVRRYGQVLARYERMGSRRSGAALLGLGEVYRRRGWREQARAAYEEAVRVGEAAGNANILVPALAGLALVILHEDLDTAARYAERAAREAAAEISVPALLARGWIAVRRADRTGAGTLATEAATIARAQRDRGGLADALELRAASEPVPVRARSALREAYAIWTDTGAVLEAARIRVILGGLPDATTDDRLDALIAVEELTAADAVPDHRAPVPGAADNGSGTGTEVSIRLLGRFEVQLGDRVVPASQWQSRKARDLLRIVATRRGRPVSRGVLCELLWPDDNADRTGHRLSVLLSIVRGVLDPDRAHPADHFLVADQASVALDVTRLRVDVEEFFAHVVHGRRLLDRGAAAEARTVLASAEREYRADVFEDEPYADWSAPLREEVRAAYLNMLRMLARASRAAGDPETAVACLLRLLEKDPYDEPAHRALVRTLVAGGQHGEARRALHRYAEAMRAIGVRPPDESILAPAGVGARTR
- a CDS encoding GlxA family transcriptional regulator translates to MHTVVVLALPDTIAFDLTTPIEVFGRVRLPDSRAGYRVLVCGSEPVVTAGPLRLATDHGLDALARADTIVIPGRNDPTAPTPAAVTDALRDAAAAGTRIASICVGAFTLAAAGLLDGRRATTHWAATDRFRAAFPAVDLDPDVLYVDAGQIVTSAGATAGIDMCLHLIGRDYGAAVAADASRLTVAPLHRDGGQAQFIVRNTPGQTAPGLAHLLEWIEENAHRDLNLDDLANRATMSIRTLNRRFHEETGRTPMQWLTNVRIRRAQELLETTDHGIDRIAHQVGFTSPTNFRAQFKRVSGVAPRAYRSTFRHGGP
- a CDS encoding DJ-1/PfpI family protein, which translates into the protein MHVQIVLFDGFDPLDVIAPFEVLCAGSDAVEGELLVELVSAQGPRPVRSGTRGLVLQATSRLDPARPGYVLVPGASGPTVGDPDEGIETIPVLLARFGETEAVTLMRDALRNPEVTVATVCGGSLALAMAGLITARHAVTHVQGMEVLAATGVHAVPARVVDDGDLVSAGGVTSGLDLGLHILEREYGPRIAHAVETYFEYDRRGTVWRNTGRQPVAV